CAAGGACCGCTGGACGCAGTGGGTGGCGCTCACCACCACCGTGCTGGCCGTCTGCGCCGCCATCAGCGCGCTCAAGGGCGGCGGCTACTCGACCCGCGTGCAGCTCTCGACGACCCAGGAGGCGAACCTCTGGTCGTACTTCCAGTCGAAGAGCATCAAGCAGCACGCCGTCGAGCTCCACCGGGACGACCTCGAGCTGGCGCGCCTCGAGGCGCGCACCCCCGAGGCCCAGCGCCTCGCCGGCGAGCGCCTCGAGCGCGCCCGCGCCGACGCCGCCCGCTACGACCGCGAGAAGAACGAGATCAAGGCGCAGGCCGAGGCGGTGCAGCGGAGCGAGGACGGCCTGAAGCGCCACGGCGCCGCGTTCGGCCTGGCGGTGATGCTGCTCCAGATCGCCATCATGCTGTCCTCGATCGGCGCGCTGATGAAGAAGCCGCTCATGTGGGCGATGGGGCTCGCGTTCGGGGCGGTCGGGCTCGTGTACATGGCGAACGGGTTCCTGCTGTTCTTCTGAAGGCGGGCGCCGGAGACGAGGGGCCCTGACTTTCGCCGTGGCCTCCCGCGGCGCGCGCGTTTAGGATCGCGGGCCATGGCCCTCCCCCTCCACGACAGAGTCGCCTTCGTCACCGGCGCCACCTCCGGCTTCGGCCGCGCCATCGCCGAGCGCTTCGCGAAGGACGGCGCGCGCGTCGTCGTCACCGGCCGCCGCGCCGACCGGCTCCAGGAGCTCGCGCGCGCGCTCGGCGAGCGCGCCCACGCGGTCGTCCTCGACGTGCGGGATCGCCGCGCGGTCGAGGCCGCCGTGGCGGGGCTGCCCGGCCCCTTCGCGGAGGTGGACGTGCTCGTCAACAACGCCGGCCTGGCGCTCGGGCTCGAGCCCGCGCAGCGCGCCTCGCTCGACGAGTGGGACACGATGATCGACACGAACTGCCGCGGGCTCGTCACCTGCACCCGCGCCCTCCTGCCCGGGATGGTGGCGCGCCGGCGCGGGCACGTCGTCAACATCGGGTCGGTCGCCGCGAGCTACCCCTACCCCGGCGGCAACGTCTACGGCGCCACCAAGGCCTTCGTGCACCAGTTCTCGCAGAACCTGAAGGCCGACCTGCTCGGCACCGGGCTGCGCGTCACCGTGCTCGAGCCGGGCATGGCCGACACCGAGTTCTCGCTGGTCCGCCTCAAGGACCAGGGCAAGGCGAAGGCCGTCTACCAGGGGATGCAGCCGCTCACCGCCGAGGACGTCGCCGAGACCGTCGCCTGGTGCGTCACCCGGCCGCCGCACTTCAACGTCAACGTGGTCGAGATGATGCCCACCGACCAGGCGTTCAGCGCCTTCTCCGTCCACCGGAAGTAGCCGGCCCCCGCGGCGGGCGACCCCACCGGGCGTGGCGGGACGCCGCAGGGCGGCGCATCCATGCGGCCACGTTCACTGGAGGACTCATGAGGCGTTCCCTCGCAGCGCTGTTCGTGATGTGCGCCGTCCCGCTCGCCGCCGCCGCGCAGGGCGCCCCCGCCGGGAAGACGCAGGTCACCTGGTACGGCCACGCCGCCTTCGTGGTGAAGACGCCGAAGGGGACGGTGCTCGCCATCGACCCGTGGTTCTCGAACCCGTCGAACAAGGACGGCAAGGTCGCGCCTCCCGAGAAGGTCGACTTCATCCTCGTGACGCACGGTCACGCGGACCACGTCGGCGACGCGGTGGCGCTGGCGCAGAAGACCAAGGCCAAGTTCGTGGGCGCCTTCGAGCTGGCCCAGGCGCTCGCCGGCGCCGGGTACCCGGCCGACCAGGCGACGACGGCCACCGCCGGCAACATGGGCGGGACGATCGATCTCACCGACGAGGTGTCGGTCACGCTCGTCCCGGCGGTCCACAGCTCCGGGTTCAAGGCCGGGAACGAGGGCGCCGCGCAGTACGCCGGGAACCCGGTCGGCTTCATGATCCACGTGAAGGGCGGGCCGACCATCTACCACACCGGCGACACCGCCCCCGTCTCCGACATCCAGTACCCGGCGAAGCGCTGGGCGCCCGTCGACCTCATGCTGGCCTGCATCGGCGGCCACTTCACCATGGACCCCACCGGCGCCGCGCTCATGGCGAGCTGGGTCAACCCGAAGCAGCTCGTGCCCATGCACTTCGGCACCTTCCCGCTCCTCAAGGGCACGCCCGCCGAGCTGCAGCAGGCGCTGCAGCAGCGCGGCGTGAAGACGAAGATGGTCGAGATGAAGGTCGGGGAGACGCGCGCGTTCTGAAGCCGGCGGGCGAGATCCCGTATATTCCGGGGATGGACCCGGCCCGCCCCACCCTCCTCGTCGTCGACGACGAGAAGAACATCCGCCGCACGCTGCGCATGGTCCTCGAGCCCGAGGGCTACGCGGTGGCCGAGGCGGAGACCGCCGAGGAGGCGCTCCAGCTCCTCGAGGCGGAGCCGGTGGACCTCGGCATCTTCGACGTCCGGCTCCCCGGGATGGACGGGCTGGCGCTCCTGTCGCGGGCGCGCGAGCTGTGGCGCGACCTGCCCGTCATCGTGATCAGCGGCCACGCCGAGACCCCCGACGTCGTCGAGGCCATGCGCCGCGGCGCGCTCGACTTCTTCTCCAAGCCGGTGGACCGCGACCGGGTGCTGGTGAGCGTGAAGAACGCGCTGGCGCGCCGCTCGCTCGAGGAGCGGGTGAAGGACCTCTCCGCCCGCGAGCGGCGCTTCGGCGACGAGATGCTGGGCGACAGCCCCGCCCTGCGGCGGCTGCGCGAGGACATCGCCAAGGTCGCGCCGACCAACGGACGCGTGCTCATCCTGGGGGAGTCCGGGACCGGCAAGGAGCTCATCGCGCACGAGATCCACCGTCAGTCGAAGCGGGCCGCCGGCCCCTTCGTCAAGGTGAACTGCGCCGCCATCCCCTCGGAGCTCATCGAGAGCGAGCTCTTCGGGCACGAGAAGGGCAGCTTCTCCGGCGCCGCCGCCCGGCGCCGCGGCCAGTTCGAGGTGGCGCACGGCGGCACGCTCTTCCTGGACGAGATCGGGGACATGAGCGCCTCGGCCCAGGCCAAGGTGCTGCGGGCGCTGCAGACCGGCGAGGTGACGCGGGTCGGCTCGGAGCGCGCCTTCACCGTCGACGTGCGCGTCCTCGCGGCGACCAACAAGGACCTCGAGGCCGAGGTGCGGGAGGGGACCTTCCGCGAGGACCTCTTCTTCCGGCTCAACGTCGTGCCGCTCCGCGCGCCGCCGCTGCGCGACCGGCTGGAGGACGTGCCGGCGCTCGCCGAGCGCTTCCTGCAGCTCGCCATGCGCGAGAACGGCATGCGCCCGAAGCCCATCGACCCCGCCGTCTACGAGCGCCTGGCGCGCCACCGGTGGCCGGGGAACGTCCGCGAGCTGCGCAACGTGTGCGAGCGGATGGCCATCATGAGCGGCGACCGCGTCACCCCGGCCGACGTCCCGGAGGTGGCCGCGGCGCGCCCGGCGCCGCCGCCCGGCGAGGGCGCCGACCTCTCGCGGTACGGCGAGGTGCCGCTCAAGGAGCTCCGGGACCTGGTCGAGCGCGACTACATCCTGAAGAAGCTCGAGGAGCACGACTGGAACATCACCCAGGCCGCGCAGGCGCTGGGGGTCGAGCGCACCAACCTCCACAAGAAGATCAGGCAACACGGGCTCTCCCGCGCCGGCCGGTCCCCTCCCGAGGACGAGCCGGAGTGACGCGGCCGGGCCGCCAGCACGGGCCCGCGACGAATCGCCCCGTCGAGTGAACGGGTGGGGGCGCCGCGGCCCCACCGCGGCGCGCCAGGCCGGGGGCCGACCCGGGGCCCGCCCCGACCCGTCGCGGCGCGCGCCCGACTCCTCTAGCATCGCCGGCCCGTGGCCCCTTACACCACCGAGGCGACCTCTCCGGAGCGGCGCGGGTTCATGCTGCTCCTGGGCGCCACGAACGCGGTCCTGCTGGTCCTGGACGTCCTCCGCGGGCCGCCCGAGCTCGGGCTGCTCCTCGCCGGCCGCCTGCTGCTCATGGCGGTGCTCCTCGGCGCCCCGCTCGCGCTCGGCCGGGCCAGCGGCGCGGCCGCGGGCGCGGTGGCCACGGTGGGTGGCGTCGTCGCCGCCGCCGGCTTCGCGGCCGTGGCGCGCGCGACCGGGGGCGGCGCGGGGCCGTACCTGGTGGTGCTCCCCATCCTGCCGATCGTGTACCTGCTGGCGGTCCCCGACGTGCCCTGGGCGGCGCTGTCGACCGGCCTCCTGGGCGGGACCCTCGCCATCGCCATCGTGTGGTCGGAGGGGGCGCGCGGGGCGCGGCTCGCCACGGCCGTGGCGCTGAACGCGTTCGGGACGGCATACGCCACCGCGGGCGCGGCGCTCAACCGCCACCTGCGGCGGCGCGAGGCGGCGGCGCGCGAGGAGCTGGGCCGCAGCGAGGCGCGCCGGGTCCAGGCGGAGCGGATGACCTTGCTCGGGCGGGTGGTGGCGGGCGTGGCGCACGCCTTCAACAACCCGCTGGCGGCGCTCTCGGCCGACCTGCGCTGGCTCGAGCGCGTCGCCCGGGGCGCCCCCGAACCCGACGCGGCCGAGGTGGACGAGGTGGCCGGGGATGCCCGGAGCGCGCTCGAGCGCCTGCGCCGCATCGTCCTCGACCTGGGCGCGCTGGCGCGCGAGGGGCGCGGCGCCCGCGAGGCGCTCGAGCTGGCCGAGCTGGTCGCGCACGCGGCGCGGCTGGCCGCGCTGCGCGGCGTGGCGGCCGACGCCGCCGCCGTCCCTGCGGGGCTGCGGGTCCTCGGCGAGCGCGACTCGCTGGTCCAGGCGCTGGCCGGGGTCCTCATCTCGTGCTCGGAGGGCGGCGCCCGGGGCGGCGCGGCGCTGCGCCTGTCCGCCGCGGCCCGGGACGGCGCCCTCGAGCTGCGCATCGACGGCGCGGGGCGCGGCGTGCTGCTCCACGACGACGTCCTCCTGGTGGTCGCGCGCGAGCGCCTCTCCTCGCTCGGCGGCGGCCTGGAGGCCCGGCGCGACGAGGGCGGCGAGGGGATCGTGGTGCACCTCCCGCCGGCCGCGGCGGAACCGCCCCCGGCCCGCTGATAGGATGGGGCGGATGAACGCCCCCGCGCCCGTCCCCCCGGTCGAGCCCGCGCCCTTCCGCGCCGAGGCGGCCGCCCGCGAGCGGCTGGCGCGCCTCGCCGCCCGCGCCACCCCCGCCACGCTCGAGCGCCTCACGGCGCTGTGCGCGCGCGCCGCCGACCCGGACCTGGCGCTGGCCGGCGTCGAGCGCTACGCCGACGCCGCCGGGGCGCTGCCGGACGCGCCGGCGCTGCTCGAGGCGCTCGTGCTCGTCTGCGGGGCGTCGCGGATGGTGGCGAGCCTGCTCGCGCGCGAGCCCGCCCTGCTCCGGCGCGCGGCCGGCTCACGCCGGCTCGACGCCCCGCGCGGCGAGGACGAGCTCCGGCGCCTGCTGGCGCGCGCCGCGGCCCGGCTCGACCCGGACGACGTCCCGGGGCTGCACCGGCTGCTCCGGCGCGTCCGCACCCGCGAGGTGGTCCGGATCGCGCTGCGCGACCTCCGCCGCGCGCGCATGAGCGAGGTGACCGGCGAGCTGTCGGCGCTCGCCACCGCCTGCCTGGACGCCGCCATCCGGTTCCACGACCGGCGGCTCCGCGCGCGCCACGGCGCCCCGGAGGGCCTCGAGGACCGCGAGCCCGGCGCCGGCTTCTGCGCCCTCGCCATGGGGAAGCTCGGCGCCCGCGAGCTCAACTTCTCCTCCGACGTGGACGTCATCTACGTCTACGGCCCGGACGGCACCACCGCGGGGGGCGTCACCCACTTCGCCCACTACGCGAAGCTCGCCGAGCTCGTCACCGAGGCGCTCGCCAAGCCCACCGACGACGGGTTCGTGTTCCGGGTCGACCTGAACCTGCGGCCGGACGGCCGCAGCGGCCCCATCGTGAACAGCGTCCGCGCCGCCGAGCTCTACTACCAGTCGTTCGGGCGGTCGTGGGAGCGGAACGCGCTCGTCAAGGCGCGGCCCGCCGCCGGCGACGTGGCGGTGGGGGAGGAGCTGCTCCGGTGGCTCGAGCCGTTCGTCTGGCGCCGCTCGCTCGACCTCGAGATCGTGGCCGAGATCCAGGCCATGAAGGCGCGCATCGACGCGCGCGCCGGCGCCGAGGGGCGCGACAACCTCAAGCTCGGCAAGGGCGGGATCCGCGAGGTCGAGTTCTTCGTCTCGGCGCTCCAGCTGCTCCACGGCGGGAAGTCGCGCGAGCTGCGCGAGCGGGCGGTGCTGCCCGCCCTCGACCGGCTGCTCTTCGCCGGGGTGGTGCCCGCGCGGGAGCGCGACGCGCTGGCGGACGCGTACCTCTTCCTGCGCCGCGCCGAGCACCGGGTGCAGATGGAGGACGGGCGGCAGACGCACGCCCTGCCCCCGCCCGAGGAGCGGGCGTGGCTGGCGCGGGCGATGGGGTACTCCAGCCTGCAGCGGTTCGAGGAGCAGCTGGCGGCGCACCGCGAGCGGGTGGCCGCGCTGTTCGCGGACGTGCTCGGGCGCGGCGCGGAGGAGGTGAAGCTCGACCCCGAGCTCTCGCTCCTCGCCGACCCGACCGTGCCCGACGAGCGCCGGGTCGAGATCGCGCTCCGCCGCGGGCTCTCCGACCCCGACCGCGCCCTGGCCGCGCTCGACGCCCTGGGCCGCCGCCGCACCCCATTCGCCCACTCGGGCGATCCGGTCGCCGCCGTCGCGCTCCTGCAGGAGGCGCTCGCGACGCCCGACCCCGACCAGGCGCTGGGCTTCCTGGCCGACTTCGCCGCCGCCCTCCCCAACGCCGAGCCCTACTTCCGGCTCCTTTCGCAGAACCACCGGGTGGCGCGGCTGCTCCTGTCGCTGTTCGGCACCTCCGACTTCCTCTCCAAGCGCTTCCTGCGCCACCCCGAGCTGCTCGACGCGCTCCTGCGCGAGGACTCGGTGGTGCTGGCGAAGGGGCGGGACGCCTTCCAGCTCGAGCTCGAGGCGCGGCTCGCGCCGCTGGCGCGCCCGGCCGAGGGCCTCGACCAGAGCCTCGAGGACCAGCTGGGCGAGCTGCGCCGCTACAAGAACGAGGAGGTCCTGCGCATCGCGGTGCACGACATCGCCGGCGCCCTCCCGCTGGCCGGGGTGGCGGCCCAGCTCTCCGACCTGGCCGAGGTGTCGCTCGAGCGGTGCCTCGCGCTCGCCGAGCAGGAGGCGCGCGAGAAGGGGCGGCTGCCGCAGCACCGCCTGTGCGTCATCGCCATGGGGAAGCTGGGCGGGCGCGAGCTCGGCTACCACTCCGACCTCGACCTCGTCTTCCTCTACCGCTCGCCCCCGGGCGACGAGGCGGCGCCGCACTCCTCGCACGGCGACTACGCGCGGCTGGCCCAGCGGCTCATGTCGTTCCTGCAGATGCCCCTGCGCGAGGGCTTCCTGTGGAAGATCGACACCCGGCTCCGCCCCTCCGGCAACCAGGGGGCGCTCGTCACCAGCGCGGCTGGCTTCGCCCGGTACCACGTCGGCGGCGAGGGCGTGGCGCCGGTGCGCAGCCAGCTCTGGGAGCGGCAGGCGCTGCTCCGGGCGCGCTTCGTCGCCGGCGACGCGGCGCTGTTCGAGGAGGTGCAGGCCCGGGTGCTCGTGCCGGCGCTGTGGAGCCGCCCCGCCGACCCGGCCCAGCTCGCCCACGAGATCCGGCGCATGCGCGAGCGGATCGAGGCCGAGATCGGGAAGGAGGCGGAGCGCGGCCCGAACCCGAAGTCCGGCCGCGGCGGCCTCATCGACGTGGAGTTCGCCGCCCAGTTCCTCCAGCTCGCGCACGGCCACGCCCACCCGTCGGTGCGGACGCCCTCGACCCCGGTCGCGCTGCGGCGCCTGCGCGAGGCGGGCCTCCTCGCCGACGCCGAGCACCAGGCGCTCGCCAGCGGCTACGAGTTCCTGCGCCGGCTCGACCTCCGCCTCCGCATCGTCCACGACTACACGGTGGACCACCTGCCGCAGGGCCGCGGGCTCGTCCAGCTGGCGCGCCGGCTCGGCTACTACGGCGAGGACCCCTCCGCCCGCTTCCAGGCCGAGTACCGCCGGGTCACGGCCGAGGTGCGCGCCGCCTTCGACGAGGTGGTGCGGTAGCTCGGGAGGGTGGGGCCCACCGCAGGTGGGGAGGGGCGAAGCCCCTCTCAGGCGGGGCAGGCGCGCGCAGCGCGCCGCAGGGTCCCGCCGAGCAGGGGTGGGGCCCCGGCCAGCTTTGCTGGACGGGGCGGGGGCGCAGCCCCCGCTACAACTGTATCTGCCCGCCCATCTCGACGACGCGGTTCGGCGGCAGGCCGAAGAAGGCGCTGGCGGTGATGGAGTTGCGGGCCATGATGATGAAGAGGCGCTTGCGCCAGTGCGGCAGGCGCGACGGGCCGGTGGGGAGCAGCGTGTCCCGGCCGAGGTAGTAGGTCGTCTCCATCGTGGTGTCGCGCAGCGGCGGCCCGGGGATGGAGGACGGCGGGAGGGCGGCCAGCATCGCGGGGACGCGCGGCGTCTGCATGAACCCGTAGCGCGCCACCACCTGCACGAACCCGGCGCGGAGCACGCGCACGGTGGCGCGCGCCTGGGACGGCACCGTCGGGATGTCCTCGGTCAGGATGGAGACGAGCAGCACGCGCTCGTGCAGCACCTTGTTGTGCTTGAGGTGGTGCAACAGGACCGGCGGGACCGATCCCAGGTTGGAGGTCATGAAGACGGCGGTGCCCGGCACGCGGTGCGGCCCGCGGCGCTCGAGGTCGTCGAGGAACAGCTCGAGCGGCAGCCCCGCCTCGCGGAGCTGCTCGGAGAGCGCGCTCCGGCCGCGCTTCCAGGTGGACATGAGCGTGAAGACCAGCGCCGCCGCCGCCAGCGGGAACCAGCCGCCCTCCTCGATCTTGACCAGGTTGGAGGCGAAGAAGGCGAGGTCCACCGTCAGGAACACCGCCGTGAGCGGCCACGCCACCCGGCGGCGCCAATGCCAGAGGTCGCGCATCACCCGGTGAAAGAGGAGCGTGGTGATGGCCATGGTGCCGGTCACCGCGATGCCGTAGGCGGAGGCGAGCGCGGAGGAGGAGCGGAAGCCCAGGACGAGCGCCAGGCACGCCACCGCCAGGGCCCCGTTCACCTCCGGCACGTAGATCTGGCCGAACTCGGTGCGCGAGGTGTGGCGGATGGTGAAGCGCGGCGAGTAGCCGAGCTGCACCGCCTGGTTCGAGAGGGAGAAGGCCCCGGAGATGAGCGCCTGCGACGCGACGATGGCCGCAGCCGCCGCGACGGCGATCATGGGGTAGAGCGCCCACTCCGGCACGAGCAGGTAGAACGGGTTGCGGGCCGCCGTCGGGTCGCGGAGCAGCAGCGCGCCCTGGCCGAAGTAGTTGAGGACCAGCGCCGGCATCGCCACGCACAGCCAGGCGGTGCGGATGGGCTTCGCCCCGAAGTGGCCCATGTCGGCGTAGAGCGCCTCGCCGCCGGTGATGACGAGCACCACCCCGCCCAGCACCAGGAACCCGTGGGTGCGGTGCTCGACCAGGAAGCGCAGCGCGTGGTGCGGCGAGACGGCGGCGAGCACGCCCAGGTCGCCGGCCACGGCGCGCGCGCCGAGGAGGGCGATGGCCACCAGCCACAGCAGCATGATGGGCCCGAAGACCAGCCCCACCGTGGCGGTGCCGCGCCGCTGGAACGCGAACAGCCCGACCAGGATCGCGACCGTGAGCGGCACGACCAGGTGCTCGAGGGTGGGCGCGGCGACGGCGAGGCCCTCCACCGCCGACAGCACGCTGATGGCCGGCGTGATGACCCCGTCGCCGTAGAGGAGCGCCGCGCCGAAGAGGCCGAGCAGGAGCAGCACCTGGCGGCCGCGCCGCGTGGTCTCGCGCTGCCCGACGAGGGCCATGAGCGCCAGGATCCCGCCCTCCCCCCGGTTGTCGGCCCGCATCACGAACGTGAGGTACTTGAACGTGACGACGAACGTCATCGCCCAGAACACGAGCGAGAGGACGCCGAGCACGTTGGCGGGCGTCGGCGGGACCCCGTGGGGGCCGGTGAAGCACTCCTTGAGCGCGTACAGCGGGCTCGTGCCGATGTCGCCGAAGACGACGCCCAGGGCGGTGAGCGACAGCAAGGCGAGGGCGCGCCCGCGCGGCGAGTGCGGCGGCAGCGGGTGGGTGCCGGTCTGGCCCTGGGGGACGAGCGCGGGCGAGGGCGCGGGGGAGGTGTCGGGACGAGCCATTCGAGCGAGCCGCCGGGAGCCTAAGCGCGATGGCCGTTCGCGTCGAGGACCGCGTGCTCGCGCTGGCAGGTAGGCGTGGCCGGGGAGCGAGCACCCGCCTGCTCGAAGTCCTGGCATCGCCGACCCACCTGGGCTAAGAGTCCGCCCGCGCCGGCGGGGGGACCCGCCGTGTTCGCTGCTGTCCGGCTCGAGAAGGCAGAACGTACGCTCGGAGCGCGCAGGCACGACGCTTGCGACGGGCGCGCGCCGTGTCCGGCGCGACGTCCAGGACAGGAGACCGCTTGGATCCCCACGGCAAGGGCAGCCCTCCGCTCGCGACGCCCCCTCCCGCGCCGCGCGTGTCGCGCCTGCGGCGGGTGCTGCTCGGCGCGCCCCGCAACGTCCAGGATCCGAACGTCTACCACTCCATCTCGCTGGTGGCGTTCCTGGCCTGGGTCGGCCTCGGGGCCGACGGGCTCTCCTCCTCCGCCTACGGTCCCGACGAGGCGTTCCGGGCGCTGGGCGAGCACCACGAGCTGGCGGTGGCGCTGGCGCTCGCGACCGCGCTCACCGTCATCGTCATCTCGGTCGCGTACTCGCAGATCATCAAGCGCTTCCCCTTCGGCGGCGGCGGCTACGTGGTGGCGAGCCGGCTGCTGGGGGCGCGCTGGGGCGTGGTCTCCGGCTCGGCCCTGCTGGTCGACTACATCCTCACCATCTCGGTGTCGATCGCGAGCGGCGCCGACCAGGTCTTCTCGGTCCTGCCCCCCGGCTGGGCGCAGTCCAAGCTCCTCGTCGAGGCGGTGGTCATCGGCCTCCTGGTGCTGCTCAACCTGCGGGGCGTGAAGGAGTCGGTGACCGTCCTCACGCCCATCTTCCTCGTGTTCCTGCTCACCCACATCTTCCTCATCGTGGGGGGCGTGGCCGGGCACGCGGTGGAGCTGCCGCGCGTGACGGCCGAGGTGCACCAGGGGTTCTCGAGCGGCCTCGCCACCCTCGGGCTGGCCGGGATGTTCGGCATCTTCGTCCGCGCCTACTCGATGGGCGCCGGCACGTACACCGGCATCGAGGCGGTCTCGAACGGGCTCCAGATCATGCGCGAGCCGAAGGTGGAGACCGCCCGGCGGACGATGGTCTACATGTCCGTCTCGCTGGCGCTGACCGCCGGCGGGATCCTCCTGCTCTACATGCTGTTCCACGTGGTGCCGGAGGGCGACAAGACGATGAACGCCCTGCTGCTGGAGAGGTTCGCCGGCGGCTTCCGGCCGGGCGGGCTCCCCGTCGGCACCGGGTACGTGTGGGTCACGCTGGGCGCGGAGGCCGCGCTGCTGTTCGTGGCGGCGCAGGCCGGCTTCATCGACGGGCCGCGCGTCATGGCGAACATGGCGCACGACTCCTGGCTGCCGCACCGCTTCGGCCAGCTCTCCGACCGCCTCACCATGCAGGACGGCGTGCTGCTCATGGGCGGCGCCTCCATCGCCACGCTCCTCTACACGCACGGCAACATCACCGCGCTCGTGACGATGTACTCCATCAACGTCTTCGTCACCTTCTCGCTCTCGCAGATCGCGATGCTGCGCTACTGGCTGGAGCGCCGCCGCGAGGGCGGGTTCAAGCGGGGCGCGGTCGTCCACGGGGCGGCCCTCCTGCTCTGCCTCGCCATCCTCGCCGGCACCGTCTACGAGAAGTTCGGCCAGGGCGGCTGGATCACGCTGGCGGTGACCGGCGTCGTGATCGCGCTCTGCTTCACGATCCGCCGCCACTACCGGCGCGTGCAGGACAACCTGAAGCGGCTCGACGAGATCATGAACGCCCTGCCTGCCCACCCGGTCGGCGAGCACCGGAAGCTCGACCCCAAGCTCCCCACCGCCGTGCTGCTCGTGGGCGCCTACTCCGGGCTCGGCATCCACCAGCTCCTCACCATCCAGCGGCTCTTCCCCTCCCACTACAAGAACTTCGTGTTCCTGTCGGTGGGCGTCATCGACTCCGCCACCATGAAGGGCGTGGAGGAGGTGGAGGCCATCCGCGCCCAGACCGAGCAGAGCCTGCGGCGCTACGTCGACCTGGCGCGGCGGCTCGGGCTCGCCGCGGACTACCGGATGGCGATCGGCACCGAGGCGGTGGCCGAGGCCGAGCGCCTCTGCCTCGAGGTCGGGCGGGAGTTCTCGCGCGCCATCTTCTTCGCCGGGAAGCTCGTCTTCGAGCAGGAGCGCTGGTACCAGCGGCTCCTCCACAACGAGACCGCCTACCAGCTCCAGCGGCGCCTCCAGTTCGCCGGGCTGAACGCCATGGTGCTCCCGGTGCGGGTGATGGAGCCGGCGCGCGCGGCGTGAGGCGCCCCCCGCGGCCGCGCTCCGGGCGCCCGGCCGCCGTTGAATCGTCCGTCCGGTTGCGGCATGTTCGTCGGATGGACAAGGCGAACAAGATCTGGCTCGACGGGAAGCTCGTCGCGTGGGACGACGCGAAGGTCCACGTGCTCACGCACGCGCTGCACTACGGGGTGGGCGTGTTCGAGGGCATCCGCGCCTACAAGACGGCGGGCGGGCGCTCGGCCGTGTTCCGGCTCCGGGAGCACATGCAGCGGCTCTACGACTCCGCGCACGTGCTGCTGATGGAGATCCCCTACCCCATCGAGCGGCTGCACGAGGCCTGCCTCGAGACGCTACGGGCCAACGGCCAGGCGGAGGGCTACATCCGGCCGCT
The DNA window shown above is from Anaeromyxobacter diazotrophicus and carries:
- a CDS encoding DUF4337 domain-containing protein codes for the protein MAEAARKTDAATAPTPAPAAVPAHKDRWTQWVALTTTVLAVCAAISALKGGGYSTRVQLSTTQEANLWSYFQSKSIKQHAVELHRDDLELARLEARTPEAQRLAGERLERARADAARYDREKNEIKAQAEAVQRSEDGLKRHGAAFGLAVMLLQIAIMLSSIGALMKKPLMWAMGLAFGAVGLVYMANGFLLFF
- a CDS encoding SDR family NAD(P)-dependent oxidoreductase, which gives rise to MALPLHDRVAFVTGATSGFGRAIAERFAKDGARVVVTGRRADRLQELARALGERAHAVVLDVRDRRAVEAAVAGLPGPFAEVDVLVNNAGLALGLEPAQRASLDEWDTMIDTNCRGLVTCTRALLPGMVARRRGHVVNIGSVAASYPYPGGNVYGATKAFVHQFSQNLKADLLGTGLRVTVLEPGMADTEFSLVRLKDQGKAKAVYQGMQPLTAEDVAETVAWCVTRPPHFNVNVVEMMPTDQAFSAFSVHRK
- a CDS encoding metal-dependent hydrolase — translated: MRRSLAALFVMCAVPLAAAAQGAPAGKTQVTWYGHAAFVVKTPKGTVLAIDPWFSNPSNKDGKVAPPEKVDFILVTHGHADHVGDAVALAQKTKAKFVGAFELAQALAGAGYPADQATTATAGNMGGTIDLTDEVSVTLVPAVHSSGFKAGNEGAAQYAGNPVGFMIHVKGGPTIYHTGDTAPVSDIQYPAKRWAPVDLMLACIGGHFTMDPTGAALMASWVNPKQLVPMHFGTFPLLKGTPAELQQALQQRGVKTKMVEMKVGETRAF
- a CDS encoding sigma-54-dependent transcriptional regulator; protein product: MDPARPTLLVVDDEKNIRRTLRMVLEPEGYAVAEAETAEEALQLLEAEPVDLGIFDVRLPGMDGLALLSRARELWRDLPVIVISGHAETPDVVEAMRRGALDFFSKPVDRDRVLVSVKNALARRSLEERVKDLSARERRFGDEMLGDSPALRRLREDIAKVAPTNGRVLILGESGTGKELIAHEIHRQSKRAAGPFVKVNCAAIPSELIESELFGHEKGSFSGAAARRRGQFEVAHGGTLFLDEIGDMSASAQAKVLRALQTGEVTRVGSERAFTVDVRVLAATNKDLEAEVREGTFREDLFFRLNVVPLRAPPLRDRLEDVPALAERFLQLAMRENGMRPKPIDPAVYERLARHRWPGNVRELRNVCERMAIMSGDRVTPADVPEVAAARPAPPPGEGADLSRYGEVPLKELRDLVERDYILKKLEEHDWNITQAAQALGVERTNLHKKIRQHGLSRAGRSPPEDEPE
- a CDS encoding histidine kinase dimerization/phospho-acceptor domain-containing protein, producing MAPYTTEATSPERRGFMLLLGATNAVLLVLDVLRGPPELGLLLAGRLLLMAVLLGAPLALGRASGAAAGAVATVGGVVAAAGFAAVARATGGGAGPYLVVLPILPIVYLLAVPDVPWAALSTGLLGGTLAIAIVWSEGARGARLATAVALNAFGTAYATAGAALNRHLRRREAAAREELGRSEARRVQAERMTLLGRVVAGVAHAFNNPLAALSADLRWLERVARGAPEPDAAEVDEVAGDARSALERLRRIVLDLGALAREGRGAREALELAELVAHAARLAALRGVAADAAAVPAGLRVLGERDSLVQALAGVLISCSEGGARGGAALRLSAAARDGALELRIDGAGRGVLLHDDVLLVVARERLSSLGGGLEARRDEGGEGIVVHLPPAAAEPPPAR
- the glnE gene encoding bifunctional [glutamate--ammonia ligase]-adenylyl-L-tyrosine phosphorylase/[glutamate--ammonia-ligase] adenylyltransferase → MNAPAPVPPVEPAPFRAEAAARERLARLAARATPATLERLTALCARAADPDLALAGVERYADAAGALPDAPALLEALVLVCGASRMVASLLAREPALLRRAAGSRRLDAPRGEDELRRLLARAAARLDPDDVPGLHRLLRRVRTREVVRIALRDLRRARMSEVTGELSALATACLDAAIRFHDRRLRARHGAPEGLEDREPGAGFCALAMGKLGARELNFSSDVDVIYVYGPDGTTAGGVTHFAHYAKLAELVTEALAKPTDDGFVFRVDLNLRPDGRSGPIVNSVRAAELYYQSFGRSWERNALVKARPAAGDVAVGEELLRWLEPFVWRRSLDLEIVAEIQAMKARIDARAGAEGRDNLKLGKGGIREVEFFVSALQLLHGGKSRELRERAVLPALDRLLFAGVVPARERDALADAYLFLRRAEHRVQMEDGRQTHALPPPEERAWLARAMGYSSLQRFEEQLAAHRERVAALFADVLGRGAEEVKLDPELSLLADPTVPDERRVEIALRRGLSDPDRALAALDALGRRRTPFAHSGDPVAAVALLQEALATPDPDQALGFLADFAAALPNAEPYFRLLSQNHRVARLLLSLFGTSDFLSKRFLRHPELLDALLREDSVVLAKGRDAFQLELEARLAPLARPAEGLDQSLEDQLGELRRYKNEEVLRIAVHDIAGALPLAGVAAQLSDLAEVSLERCLALAEQEAREKGRLPQHRLCVIAMGKLGGRELGYHSDLDLVFLYRSPPGDEAAPHSSHGDYARLAQRLMSFLQMPLREGFLWKIDTRLRPSGNQGALVTSAAGFARYHVGGEGVAPVRSQLWERQALLRARFVAGDAALFEEVQARVLVPALWSRPADPAQLAHEIRRMRERIEAEIGKEAERGPNPKSGRGGLIDVEFAAQFLQLAHGHAHPSVRTPSTPVALRRLREAGLLADAEHQALASGYEFLRRLDLRLRIVHDYTVDHLPQGRGLVQLARRLGYYGEDPSARFQAEYRRVTAEVRAAFDEVVR